A single genomic interval of Falsibacillus albus harbors:
- a CDS encoding glutathione peroxidase, protein MEIYSYMADKPNGEKVSLDEYKGKVLLVVNTASKCGFTPQFEGLQELYEKYSDQGLEILGFPSDQFMNQEFSSNDEIMDFCKVNYGVSFPMFAKTDVKGESAHPLFKYLTNEQKGMMGSEVKWNFTKFLVDKEGKVVGRFAPQTKPAKLEKEIVELLK, encoded by the coding sequence ATGGAGATATATTCTTATATGGCAGATAAACCAAATGGAGAGAAGGTTTCTTTAGACGAATACAAGGGGAAGGTTTTGCTTGTCGTAAACACTGCCAGCAAGTGCGGGTTTACGCCACAATTCGAAGGGCTGCAAGAGCTTTATGAAAAATACAGCGATCAAGGATTGGAGATATTAGGTTTCCCTTCCGACCAATTCATGAACCAGGAATTTTCCAGCAATGATGAGATCATGGATTTTTGCAAAGTGAATTATGGCGTTTCTTTCCCGATGTTCGCCAAAACAGATGTAAAAGGGGAAAGTGCCCATCCATTGTTCAAGTATTTGACGAATGAGCAAAAAGGAATGATGGGTTCGGAAGTGAAGTGGAACTTCACGAAATTTCTAGTGGACAAGGAAGGCAAAGTGGTGGGGAGATTCGCGCCACAGACAAAACCGGCCAAACTCGAAAAGGAAATAGTTGAATTACTTAAATAA
- a CDS encoding Mov34/MPN/PAD-1 family protein: MKLSRQLYNQLIHFVERELPKEACGILGGVNDHILSIFALPNESNTNKNFYVRQEHVEIVFNKLAHYEQEVLAIYHSHPNSNPIPSQSDIQFHPDSQVKMAIMSYKNGNPQLKIYRIINGIYINIPFSIIE; the protein is encoded by the coding sequence ATGAAGCTATCGAGACAGCTTTATAATCAACTCATTCACTTTGTAGAAAGGGAGCTTCCAAAAGAAGCATGCGGCATACTCGGCGGGGTGAACGATCATATTTTGTCCATCTTTGCTCTTCCAAATGAAAGCAACACCAATAAAAATTTTTATGTCAGACAAGAGCACGTTGAAATTGTTTTCAATAAACTAGCCCATTATGAACAAGAGGTTCTTGCCATTTATCACAGTCATCCAAATTCAAATCCCATCCCTTCTCAATCCGACATCCAGTTTCATCCGGATTCTCAGGTGAAGATGGCGATCATGTCTTACAAAAATGGAAACCCTCAGTTAAAGATATATCGAATCATTAATGGAATTTACATTAATATACCTTTTTCCATAATTGAATGA
- a CDS encoding BMQ_0737 family morphogenetic spore coat protein — MQAQPLRGAQELLCINAEKVYDWVILQSSDSTTVTATGLGLPSGFNPCASGILDLEVACMLTDASGNPVSLSNGVTFEEIGERTSQQFVVDGALVTLQDVSWVKSLYVTLEFTGVSGVTPFVVSSTPILFEIPESAFLCAPDGTDLLIRLTDFSCRTRVNCTGTTLVSVDVFINLCQSVQTFANVTIELEAEFCQPRDIINEQCPSPMIPPQCPVIFPANGPAAR; from the coding sequence ATGCAAGCACAGCCATTGCGCGGGGCTCAAGAGCTTTTGTGTATCAATGCAGAAAAAGTGTATGACTGGGTCATTCTTCAGTCAAGCGATTCAACAACCGTCACAGCAACCGGACTTGGATTGCCATCTGGATTCAATCCATGTGCCTCTGGAATTCTTGATCTAGAAGTCGCATGTATGTTGACAGATGCATCAGGAAATCCTGTTTCTTTATCAAATGGAGTGACATTTGAAGAAATCGGCGAACGTACTTCTCAGCAATTCGTCGTCGACGGAGCTCTTGTAACATTGCAAGACGTTTCTTGGGTCAAATCATTGTATGTGACCTTGGAATTCACTGGGGTATCAGGAGTGACTCCATTTGTTGTATCAAGTACTCCAATCTTATTCGAAATTCCTGAGTCTGCATTCTTGTGTGCTCCGGATGGAACTGACCTGTTGATCAGGTTGACTGATTTCTCCTGCCGTACTCGTGTAAACTGTACAGGTACAACTCTCGTCAGCGTTGATGTATTCATCAATCTTTGCCAAAGCGTTCAAACGTTTGCCAACGTCACAATCGAGCTTGAAGCAGAATTCTGTCAGCCGCGCGACATTATCAATGAACAATGTCCGTCTCCAATGATTCCGCCTCAATGCCCGGTGATCTTCCCGGCTAACGGACCAGCTGCCCGATAA
- a CDS encoding YueH family protein, producing the protein MKIRKTFMNGHETKVYIYENKKEESFMVAVPQLEWSTTFSYEEEKTALLERMESSLSTKIEESEVLSNRIFQWTREM; encoded by the coding sequence ATGAAGATTCGTAAAACTTTTATGAATGGCCATGAGACGAAAGTATATATATATGAAAACAAAAAGGAAGAATCCTTTATGGTAGCAGTGCCACAACTCGAATGGTCCACAACATTTTCATATGAAGAAGAAAAAACAGCTCTGCTTGAGAGAATGGAATCTTCGCTTTCGACAAAAATAGAAGAATCAGAAGTTTTATCCAATAGAATATTCCAATGGACTCGGGAAATGTAA